The following DNA comes from Peribacillus sp. FSL E2-0218.
AGACAATGATGACGGTGATTTTAATTAAGGCAAGCCAATACTCCGTTTCCGCAAAAACCTTTACCGACAGCAAGTTAACCGCCGTGACTAACACGGAAACAGCTAACGCCAACATCCAGATCGGATATCCAGGCAGCCAATATTGTATGAAGATTGCCGCAACGATTGATTCCGCCGTGATGTTCAATACCCACATTTTCCAGTAAATCCAATCCAGGAAGTACGCTGGATACTTTCCTAAAATCGACTGAACCAAATCCCGGAATGTTCTTGCACCGCTATTAGCGACTGCCATTTCAGCTAAACCCTGCATGATGAATAAAAGGATGATCCCTCCTATCAAGTATGCAAGGATGACGGCCGGTCCTGCCATATCAATCGCTGAACTGCTCCCTTTAAATAAACCGGCACCGATTGCCCCGCCTAATGCCATCATCGTAATATGCCGTGAAGTCATGGTCCTCTGTAAATTCCTTTTGTCCGTTTCCATATCCTTACCTCCCAAAATATCAAAAAAAGCATATCGTCTCTTCCTTCATAATCAAATGAAGAAAGAGACGATATGCCTTATGCTTACCGCGGTACCACTCTTTTTGGCTCTTTTAGAACCCTGCTCTAAAAACCCTGTAACGAAGGTTACCCGTCAAAACAAAGAGAAAAAAATAATCTTTACCCCCTTGCTTTACCACTCCCAGGCAAGTTCAAAGTCTCATTGGACTGCGTTGCACCACCCCGCAGCTCTCTTTACCGAATGATGAGCTTTTACTACTCCTGATCATTGCGTTTCATAAAAAATTATATCTGAATATTTTTATAATATTCAATACTATACGGACTCCGAGTAGCTTTGTCAATAACTTTTTTAGGATAGTATTTTAAGAGGCGAAAATATTAGCAAATTGTGTTGCCCACTGTATGGAACCAGTCAAATACTATTCGAAATAAAGCTTGTTGTTATATCCGAGAAAATCACTTTACTTTCCATGCAAAGGACAGCAGAACGAGAGGCATGAGACTCTTGCGGGAAGCACCGAGGTGGCTCCCCGACCGCCCCCGGAAAGCGAGTGCCTGAAGTGGAAAGGAACCGCCTAAGGTACAAATCCATTGAATTTGTGAACAATCAAAATCTATCTACGTTTTCACGCAAAGTGGATTGGAACGGAAGGGGCGAGACTCCTGCGGGAAATGCGGTCTAGGGGAGACAACCGCAGGCGCAAGAGCCGAGGTGGCTCCCCGACCGCCCGCGGAAAGCGAGTGCCTGAAGTGGAAAGGAACCGGCTAATGTATCAAACCATTGAATTTGTGAGCAATCAAAATCTATCTAGTTTTTTCGCAAAGTGGAATGATTCCGAATGGGGGAGATCCGTTTGGCATGATATATTTAAAACGATTCATCAAAAAAGAGGATATACCGCAAAGCTTTAAGCGGCCATCCTCTTTTCGTTTTTTATGTATCACCCAAGAACTCAAAAACCCGTAAAACCGCCGAATACACGGTTTGTCAGGAAAGTCGTGATGTTCGTCATCCAATCAAAAAACAAGAAAATCCCCATAACGATCGTGAGATATCCGCCCATTTTAGTTAATCTATGACTATACTTCCTGATCCAGCCTGATTTGCCGATAAAAAATGACATGATGAAGAATGGGATGGAAAATCCAAGAATATAAGCAATCATATAGAGCAGGCCTTGTCCCGTATATAAACCGAGAGCCATGACTGCCCCCAAAATCGGACCGACACATGGAGTCCAGCCAGCAGCGTAGCCAATACCAATCAGTATCGAACCGATATATCCCGATGGCCGGTTTTTAAAATGGATTTTCCTATCCTTCATCAAG
Coding sequences within:
- a CDS encoding cytochrome c biogenesis protein CcdA, which produces MDLTIFLAFSAGILSFISPCCLPLYPAFLSYITGLSVSELKEGSSTFNRKALLHTFFFLVGFSIIFVVLGLSTTIFYDLFYEYIDLIRQAGAILIVMFGLILIGFFQPKFLMKDRKIHFKNRPSGYIGSILIGIGYAAGWTPCVGPILGAVMALGLYTGQGLLYMIAYILGFSIPFFIMSFFIGKSGWIRKYSHRLTKMGGYLTIVMGIFLFFDWMTNITTFLTNRVFGGFTGF